From Hirundo rustica isolate bHirRus1 chromosome 1, bHirRus1.pri.v3, whole genome shotgun sequence, a single genomic window includes:
- the BET1 gene encoding BET1 homolog isoform X2 produces the protein MRRAGLGDGAAAGSYGYTNSGYSVYEEENDRLTESLRTKVSAIKSLSIEIGTEVKNQNKMLSEMVDF, from the exons ATGAGGCGCGCGGGGTTGG gtgatggagcagctgcagggagctaTGGCTATACCAACAGTGGCTACAGTGTTTATGAAGAAGAGAACGACAGGTTAACAGAAAGTCTGCGTACAAAAGTCAGTGCCATTAAATCG ctttccATTGAAATTGGAACAGAAGttaaaaaccagaataaaatgtTATCAGAAATG GTGGACTTCTAG
- the BET1 gene encoding BET1 homolog isoform X1, with translation MRRAGLGDGAAAGSYGYTNSGYSVYEEENDRLTESLRTKVSAIKSLSIEIGTEVKNQNKMLSEMENDFDSTGGLLGATMGRLRTLSRGSQTKLLCYMMLFSLFVFFVIYWIIKLR, from the exons ATGAGGCGCGCGGGGTTGG gtgatggagcagctgcagggagctaTGGCTATACCAACAGTGGCTACAGTGTTTATGAAGAAGAGAACGACAGGTTAACAGAAAGTCTGCGTACAAAAGTCAGTGCCATTAAATCG ctttccATTGAAATTGGAACAGAAGttaaaaaccagaataaaatgtTATCAGAAATG gaGAATGATTTTGACTCTACAGGTGGACTTCTAGGTGCAACTATGGGCAGACTGAGGACACTTTCCAGAGGAAGCCAGACAAAGCTATTATGCTACATGATGCtcttttcattatttgttttttttgtaatatacTGGATTATTAAACTGAGGTGA